A genome region from Coffea arabica cultivar ET-39 chromosome 7e, Coffea Arabica ET-39 HiFi, whole genome shotgun sequence includes the following:
- the LOC113700740 gene encoding DNA topoisomerase 3-alpha-like isoform X2, whose protein sequence is MAYGGGGGGGGGSGGRAIRVLNVAEKPSVAKAVSGFLSKNQQGGLRVRDGRSRYNRIFEFNHTINGQPCHMSFTSVTGHLMELDFDDRFRRWHSCDPVDLYHASVRKFVPEDKSDIRRTLEEEARKCQWLILWLDCDREGENIAFEVIEVCTQANRNLNIWRARFSALIEREIQNSLQNLVRPNQLFADAVDLRQEIDLRIGASFTRFQTMFLRDAFMINLATDDRNLVISYGPCQFPTLGFVVERYWENQSHEAEEFWTINCTHNTDEGTANFKWMRGHFFDYTCAAIVYEMCIQEPTVTVTEIKEQEKLKYPPLPLSTLELEKRASRFFHMSPAHTMKVAEDLYQAGFISYPRTETDRFSEKTDLRAIVFEQQGHPLWGSYAQLLLNPEAGLWRNPSSGRRDDKAHPPIHPTRFSPGESGWSRDHHRLYELVVRHFLACVSQPAKAAETSVEIDIAGETFSSSGRVIHAKNYLDVYTFESWGGSMIPTYTLGQQFMPTTLTLDSGVTRPPPLLSEADLLTCMDKAGIGTDATMHEHIQKLLDRHYAIKTPDIRFSPTNLGEALVMGYDDMGF, encoded by the exons ATGGCCTATGGCGGCGGCGGAGGAGGCGGTGGGGGCAGCGGAGGGCGGGCAATAAGAGTGCTGAACGTGGCGGAGAAACCGTCAGTGGCCAAAGCAGTTTCGGGATTCCTATCGAAGAACCAGCAAGGAGGATTGAGGGTAAGAGATGGACGGTCCAGATACAATAGGATATTCGAGTTCAATCACACCATCAATGGACAGCCTTGCCATATGTCCTTCACCTCCGTCACAGGTCATCTCATGGAGCTCGATTTCGACGATCGCTTCAGAAGATGGCATTCTTGTGACCCCGTCGATCTTTACCATGCTTCTGTTCGTAAATTCGTCCCTGAG GACAAATCAGATATAAGAAGGACGCTGGAGGAAGAAGCTAGAAAGTGCCAGTGGCTTATCCTGTGGCTTGATTGTGATAGAGAAGGAGAAAATATTGCATTTGAGGTGATTGAAGTCTGTACACAAGCGAATCGCAATCTTAATATCTGGAGGGCTCGTTTCTCTGCATTAATTGAAAG GGAAATTCAGAATTCATTGCAGAATCTTGTCAGACCCAATCAATTGTTTGCTGATGCAGTGGATCTAAGACAA GAGATAGACCTTCGGATTGGTGCCTCTTTTACTCGCTTTCAGACCATGTTTTTAAGAGATGCATTTATGATTAATCTTGCTACAGATGACAGGAATCTTGTTATAAGCTATGGACCCTGTCAG TTTCCAACATTGGGCTTTGTCGTGGAGCGCTACTGGGAAAATCAGTCACATGAGGCTGAAGAGTTCTGGACTATTAATTGTACGCACAACACAGATGAAGGCACTGCTAACTTTAAGTGGAT GCGGGGACATTTCTTTGATTATACATGTGCAGCAATAGTTTATGAAATGTGCATCCAAGAACCTACTGTCACT GTCACAGAGatcaaggaacaagaaaaacTTAAATATCCTCCTCTTCCTTTGAGTACCCTTGAGCTTGAAAAACGCGCATCTCGTTTCTTTCACATGAGTCCTGCACATACCATGAAG GTAGCAGAAGATCTGTACCAAGCTGGATTTATCAGTTATCCTCGTACTGAGACTGACCGCTTCTCAGAGAAGACTGACTTGCGA GCAATTGTTTTTGAACAACAAGGGCATCCGCTATGGGGCTCATATGCTCAGCTTTTGTTGAACCCTGAAGCAGGGCTTTGGAGAAATCCTAGTAGTGGCAGACGCGATGACAAAGCCCATCCTCCCATTCACCCTACCAGATTTTCACCTGGTGAATCTGGATGGAGTCGGGATCACCAT AGATTGTATGAACTGGTTGTTCGGCATTTTCTAGCCTGTGTTTCTCAGCCAGCGAAAGCGGCTGAAACTTCTGTTGAAATTGACATTGCTGGTGAAACGTTCTCTTCATCCGGAAGGGTGATACATGCG AAAAATTacttggatgtatatacatTTGAATCATGGGGTGGTTCAATGATCCCTACATACACTTTGGGGCAACAG TTCATGCCGACAACATTGACTCTTGATTCTGGTGTTACTAGGCCACCACCTCTTTTAAGTGAGGCAGATCTATTGACCTGTATGGACAAG GCAGGCATTGGGACAGATGCAACGATGCATGAGCACATACAGAAGTTGCTTGATCGACATTATGCAATAAAAACTCCAGATATTCGTTTCTCCCCAACGAATCTA GGGGAGGCACTAGTCATGGGGTACGATGACATGGG
- the LOC113700740 gene encoding DNA topoisomerase 3-alpha-like isoform X3, translated as MAYGGGGGGGGGSGGRAIRVLNVAEKPSVAKAVSGFLSKNQQGGLRVRDGRSRYNRIFEFNHTINGQPCHMSFTSVTGHLMELDFDDRFRRWHSCDPVDLYHASVRKFVPEDKSDIRRTLEEEARKCQWLILWLDCDREGENIAFEVIEVCTQANRNLNIWRARFSALIEREIQNSLQNLVRPNQLFADAVDLRQEIDLRIGASFTRFQTMFLRDAFMINLATDDRNLVISYGPCQFPTLGFVVERYWENQSHEAEEFWTINCTHNTDEGTANFKWMRGHFFDYTCAAIVYEMCIQEPTVTVTEIKEQEKLKYPPLPLSTLELEKRASRFFHMSPAHTMKVAEDLYQAGFISYPRTETDRFSEKTDLRAIVFEQQGHPLWGSYAQLLLNPEAGLWRNPSSGRRDDKAHPPIHPTRFSPGESGWSRDHHRLYELVVRHFLACVSQPAKAAETSVEIDIAGETFSSSGRVIHAKNYLDVYTFESWGGSMIPTYTLGQQFMPTTLTLDSGVTRPPPLLSEADLLTCMDKAGIGTDATMHEHIQKLLDRHYAIKTPDIRFSPTNLGEALVMGYDDMG; from the exons ATGGCCTATGGCGGCGGCGGAGGAGGCGGTGGGGGCAGCGGAGGGCGGGCAATAAGAGTGCTGAACGTGGCGGAGAAACCGTCAGTGGCCAAAGCAGTTTCGGGATTCCTATCGAAGAACCAGCAAGGAGGATTGAGGGTAAGAGATGGACGGTCCAGATACAATAGGATATTCGAGTTCAATCACACCATCAATGGACAGCCTTGCCATATGTCCTTCACCTCCGTCACAGGTCATCTCATGGAGCTCGATTTCGACGATCGCTTCAGAAGATGGCATTCTTGTGACCCCGTCGATCTTTACCATGCTTCTGTTCGTAAATTCGTCCCTGAG GACAAATCAGATATAAGAAGGACGCTGGAGGAAGAAGCTAGAAAGTGCCAGTGGCTTATCCTGTGGCTTGATTGTGATAGAGAAGGAGAAAATATTGCATTTGAGGTGATTGAAGTCTGTACACAAGCGAATCGCAATCTTAATATCTGGAGGGCTCGTTTCTCTGCATTAATTGAAAG GGAAATTCAGAATTCATTGCAGAATCTTGTCAGACCCAATCAATTGTTTGCTGATGCAGTGGATCTAAGACAA GAGATAGACCTTCGGATTGGTGCCTCTTTTACTCGCTTTCAGACCATGTTTTTAAGAGATGCATTTATGATTAATCTTGCTACAGATGACAGGAATCTTGTTATAAGCTATGGACCCTGTCAG TTTCCAACATTGGGCTTTGTCGTGGAGCGCTACTGGGAAAATCAGTCACATGAGGCTGAAGAGTTCTGGACTATTAATTGTACGCACAACACAGATGAAGGCACTGCTAACTTTAAGTGGAT GCGGGGACATTTCTTTGATTATACATGTGCAGCAATAGTTTATGAAATGTGCATCCAAGAACCTACTGTCACT GTCACAGAGatcaaggaacaagaaaaacTTAAATATCCTCCTCTTCCTTTGAGTACCCTTGAGCTTGAAAAACGCGCATCTCGTTTCTTTCACATGAGTCCTGCACATACCATGAAG GTAGCAGAAGATCTGTACCAAGCTGGATTTATCAGTTATCCTCGTACTGAGACTGACCGCTTCTCAGAGAAGACTGACTTGCGA GCAATTGTTTTTGAACAACAAGGGCATCCGCTATGGGGCTCATATGCTCAGCTTTTGTTGAACCCTGAAGCAGGGCTTTGGAGAAATCCTAGTAGTGGCAGACGCGATGACAAAGCCCATCCTCCCATTCACCCTACCAGATTTTCACCTGGTGAATCTGGATGGAGTCGGGATCACCAT AGATTGTATGAACTGGTTGTTCGGCATTTTCTAGCCTGTGTTTCTCAGCCAGCGAAAGCGGCTGAAACTTCTGTTGAAATTGACATTGCTGGTGAAACGTTCTCTTCATCCGGAAGGGTGATACATGCG AAAAATTacttggatgtatatacatTTGAATCATGGGGTGGTTCAATGATCCCTACATACACTTTGGGGCAACAG TTCATGCCGACAACATTGACTCTTGATTCTGGTGTTACTAGGCCACCACCTCTTTTAAGTGAGGCAGATCTATTGACCTGTATGGACAAG GCAGGCATTGGGACAGATGCAACGATGCATGAGCACATACAGAAGTTGCTTGATCGACATTATGCAATAAAAACTCCAGATATTCGTTTCTCCCCAACGAATCTA GGGGAGGCACTAGTCATGGGGTACGATGACATGGG
- the LOC113700740 gene encoding DNA topoisomerase 3-alpha-like isoform X4 has product MAYGGGGGGGGGSGGRAIRVLNVAEKPSVAKAVSGFLSKNQQGGLRVRDGRSRYNRIFEFNHTINGQPCHMSFTSVTGHLMELDFDDRFRRWHSCDPVDLYHASVRKFVPEDKSDIRRTLEEEARKCQWLILWLDCDREGENIAFEVIEVCTQANRNLNIWRARFSALIEREIQNSLQNLVRPNQLFADAVDLRQEIDLRIGASFTRFQTMFLRDAFMINLATDDRNLVISYGPCQFPTLGFVVERYWENQSHEAEEFWTINCTHNTDEGTANFKWMRGHFFDYTCAAIVYEMCIQEPTVTVTEIKEQEKLKYPPLPLSTLELEKRASRFFHMSPAHTMKAIVFEQQGHPLWGSYAQLLLNPEAGLWRNPSSGRRDDKAHPPIHPTRFSPGESGWSRDHHRLYELVVRHFLACVSQPAKAAETSVEIDIAGETFSSSGRVIHAKNYLDVYTFESWGGSMIPTYTLGQQFMPTTLTLDSGVTRPPPLLSEADLLTCMDKAGIGTDATMHEHIQKLLDRHYAIKTPDIRFSPTNLVACLSICSVYTLGHFFFWSFLGIKLAFSVNDTA; this is encoded by the exons ATGGCCTATGGCGGCGGCGGAGGAGGCGGTGGGGGCAGCGGAGGGCGGGCAATAAGAGTGCTGAACGTGGCGGAGAAACCGTCAGTGGCCAAAGCAGTTTCGGGATTCCTATCGAAGAACCAGCAAGGAGGATTGAGGGTAAGAGATGGACGGTCCAGATACAATAGGATATTCGAGTTCAATCACACCATCAATGGACAGCCTTGCCATATGTCCTTCACCTCCGTCACAGGTCATCTCATGGAGCTCGATTTCGACGATCGCTTCAGAAGATGGCATTCTTGTGACCCCGTCGATCTTTACCATGCTTCTGTTCGTAAATTCGTCCCTGAG GACAAATCAGATATAAGAAGGACGCTGGAGGAAGAAGCTAGAAAGTGCCAGTGGCTTATCCTGTGGCTTGATTGTGATAGAGAAGGAGAAAATATTGCATTTGAGGTGATTGAAGTCTGTACACAAGCGAATCGCAATCTTAATATCTGGAGGGCTCGTTTCTCTGCATTAATTGAAAG GGAAATTCAGAATTCATTGCAGAATCTTGTCAGACCCAATCAATTGTTTGCTGATGCAGTGGATCTAAGACAA GAGATAGACCTTCGGATTGGTGCCTCTTTTACTCGCTTTCAGACCATGTTTTTAAGAGATGCATTTATGATTAATCTTGCTACAGATGACAGGAATCTTGTTATAAGCTATGGACCCTGTCAG TTTCCAACATTGGGCTTTGTCGTGGAGCGCTACTGGGAAAATCAGTCACATGAGGCTGAAGAGTTCTGGACTATTAATTGTACGCACAACACAGATGAAGGCACTGCTAACTTTAAGTGGAT GCGGGGACATTTCTTTGATTATACATGTGCAGCAATAGTTTATGAAATGTGCATCCAAGAACCTACTGTCACT GTCACAGAGatcaaggaacaagaaaaacTTAAATATCCTCCTCTTCCTTTGAGTACCCTTGAGCTTGAAAAACGCGCATCTCGTTTCTTTCACATGAGTCCTGCACATACCATGAAG GCAATTGTTTTTGAACAACAAGGGCATCCGCTATGGGGCTCATATGCTCAGCTTTTGTTGAACCCTGAAGCAGGGCTTTGGAGAAATCCTAGTAGTGGCAGACGCGATGACAAAGCCCATCCTCCCATTCACCCTACCAGATTTTCACCTGGTGAATCTGGATGGAGTCGGGATCACCAT AGATTGTATGAACTGGTTGTTCGGCATTTTCTAGCCTGTGTTTCTCAGCCAGCGAAAGCGGCTGAAACTTCTGTTGAAATTGACATTGCTGGTGAAACGTTCTCTTCATCCGGAAGGGTGATACATGCG AAAAATTacttggatgtatatacatTTGAATCATGGGGTGGTTCAATGATCCCTACATACACTTTGGGGCAACAG TTCATGCCGACAACATTGACTCTTGATTCTGGTGTTACTAGGCCACCACCTCTTTTAAGTGAGGCAGATCTATTGACCTGTATGGACAAG GCAGGCATTGGGACAGATGCAACGATGCATGAGCACATACAGAAGTTGCTTGATCGACATTATGCAATAAAAACTCCAGATATTCGTTTCTCCCCAACGAATCTAGTAGCCTGTTTATCTATTTGTTCAGTTTATACACTtggtcacttttttttttggtcttttttGGGTATAAAGCTTGCCTTCAGTGTGAATGACACAGCATAG
- the LOC113700740 gene encoding DNA topoisomerase 3-alpha-like isoform X1 translates to MAYGGGGGGGGGSGGRAIRVLNVAEKPSVAKAVSGFLSKNQQGGLRVRDGRSRYNRIFEFNHTINGQPCHMSFTSVTGHLMELDFDDRFRRWHSCDPVDLYHASVRKFVPEDKSDIRRTLEEEARKCQWLILWLDCDREGENIAFEVIEVCTQANRNLNIWRARFSALIEREIQNSLQNLVRPNQLFADAVDLRQEIDLRIGASFTRFQTMFLRDAFMINLATDDRNLVISYGPCQFPTLGFVVERYWENQSHEAEEFWTINCTHNTDEGTANFKWMRGHFFDYTCAAIVYEMCIQEPTVTVTEIKEQEKLKYPPLPLSTLELEKRASRFFHMSPAHTMKVAEDLYQAGFISYPRTETDRFSEKTDLRAIVFEQQGHPLWGSYAQLLLNPEAGLWRNPSSGRRDDKAHPPIHPTRFSPGESGWSRDHHRLYELVVRHFLACVSQPAKAAETSVEIDIAGETFSSSGRVIHAKNYLDVYTFESWGGSMIPTYTLGQQFMPTTLTLDSGVTRPPPLLSEADLLTCMDKAGIGTDATMHEHIQKLLDRHYAIKTPDIRFSPTNLVACLSICSVYTLGHFFFWSFLGIKLAFSVNDTA, encoded by the exons ATGGCCTATGGCGGCGGCGGAGGAGGCGGTGGGGGCAGCGGAGGGCGGGCAATAAGAGTGCTGAACGTGGCGGAGAAACCGTCAGTGGCCAAAGCAGTTTCGGGATTCCTATCGAAGAACCAGCAAGGAGGATTGAGGGTAAGAGATGGACGGTCCAGATACAATAGGATATTCGAGTTCAATCACACCATCAATGGACAGCCTTGCCATATGTCCTTCACCTCCGTCACAGGTCATCTCATGGAGCTCGATTTCGACGATCGCTTCAGAAGATGGCATTCTTGTGACCCCGTCGATCTTTACCATGCTTCTGTTCGTAAATTCGTCCCTGAG GACAAATCAGATATAAGAAGGACGCTGGAGGAAGAAGCTAGAAAGTGCCAGTGGCTTATCCTGTGGCTTGATTGTGATAGAGAAGGAGAAAATATTGCATTTGAGGTGATTGAAGTCTGTACACAAGCGAATCGCAATCTTAATATCTGGAGGGCTCGTTTCTCTGCATTAATTGAAAG GGAAATTCAGAATTCATTGCAGAATCTTGTCAGACCCAATCAATTGTTTGCTGATGCAGTGGATCTAAGACAA GAGATAGACCTTCGGATTGGTGCCTCTTTTACTCGCTTTCAGACCATGTTTTTAAGAGATGCATTTATGATTAATCTTGCTACAGATGACAGGAATCTTGTTATAAGCTATGGACCCTGTCAG TTTCCAACATTGGGCTTTGTCGTGGAGCGCTACTGGGAAAATCAGTCACATGAGGCTGAAGAGTTCTGGACTATTAATTGTACGCACAACACAGATGAAGGCACTGCTAACTTTAAGTGGAT GCGGGGACATTTCTTTGATTATACATGTGCAGCAATAGTTTATGAAATGTGCATCCAAGAACCTACTGTCACT GTCACAGAGatcaaggaacaagaaaaacTTAAATATCCTCCTCTTCCTTTGAGTACCCTTGAGCTTGAAAAACGCGCATCTCGTTTCTTTCACATGAGTCCTGCACATACCATGAAG GTAGCAGAAGATCTGTACCAAGCTGGATTTATCAGTTATCCTCGTACTGAGACTGACCGCTTCTCAGAGAAGACTGACTTGCGA GCAATTGTTTTTGAACAACAAGGGCATCCGCTATGGGGCTCATATGCTCAGCTTTTGTTGAACCCTGAAGCAGGGCTTTGGAGAAATCCTAGTAGTGGCAGACGCGATGACAAAGCCCATCCTCCCATTCACCCTACCAGATTTTCACCTGGTGAATCTGGATGGAGTCGGGATCACCAT AGATTGTATGAACTGGTTGTTCGGCATTTTCTAGCCTGTGTTTCTCAGCCAGCGAAAGCGGCTGAAACTTCTGTTGAAATTGACATTGCTGGTGAAACGTTCTCTTCATCCGGAAGGGTGATACATGCG AAAAATTacttggatgtatatacatTTGAATCATGGGGTGGTTCAATGATCCCTACATACACTTTGGGGCAACAG TTCATGCCGACAACATTGACTCTTGATTCTGGTGTTACTAGGCCACCACCTCTTTTAAGTGAGGCAGATCTATTGACCTGTATGGACAAG GCAGGCATTGGGACAGATGCAACGATGCATGAGCACATACAGAAGTTGCTTGATCGACATTATGCAATAAAAACTCCAGATATTCGTTTCTCCCCAACGAATCTAGTAGCCTGTTTATCTATTTGTTCAGTTTATACACTtggtcacttttttttttggtcttttttGGGTATAAAGCTTGCCTTCAGTGTGAATGACACAGCATAG
- the LOC113700740 gene encoding DNA topoisomerase 3-alpha-like isoform X5, which yields MAYGGGGGGGGGSGGRAIRVLNVAEKPSVAKAVSGFLSKNQQGGLRVRDGRSRYNRIFEFNHTINGQPCHMSFTSVTGHLMELDFDDRFRRWHSCDPVDLYHASVRKFVPEDKSDIRRTLEEEARKCQWLILWLDCDREGENIAFEVIEVCTQANRNLNIWRARFSALIEREIQNSLQNLVRPNQLFADAVDLRQEIDLRIGASFTRFQTMFLRDAFMINLATDDRNLVISYGPCQFPTLGFVVERYWENQSHEAEEFWTINCTHNTDEGTANFKWMRGHFFDYTCAAIVYEMCIQEPTVTVTEIKEQEKLKYPPLPLSTLELEKRASRFFHMSPAHTMKVAEDLYQAGFISYPRTETDRFSEKTDLRAIVFEQQGHPLWGSYAQLLLNPEAGLWRNPSSGRRDDKAHPPIHPTRFSPGESGWSRDHHRLYELVVRHFLACVSQPAKAAETSVEIDIAGETFSSSGRVIHAKNYLDVYTFESWGGSMIPTYTLGQQFMPTTLTLDSGVTRPPPLLSEADLLTCMDKALGQMQRCMSTYRSCLIDIMQ from the exons ATGGCCTATGGCGGCGGCGGAGGAGGCGGTGGGGGCAGCGGAGGGCGGGCAATAAGAGTGCTGAACGTGGCGGAGAAACCGTCAGTGGCCAAAGCAGTTTCGGGATTCCTATCGAAGAACCAGCAAGGAGGATTGAGGGTAAGAGATGGACGGTCCAGATACAATAGGATATTCGAGTTCAATCACACCATCAATGGACAGCCTTGCCATATGTCCTTCACCTCCGTCACAGGTCATCTCATGGAGCTCGATTTCGACGATCGCTTCAGAAGATGGCATTCTTGTGACCCCGTCGATCTTTACCATGCTTCTGTTCGTAAATTCGTCCCTGAG GACAAATCAGATATAAGAAGGACGCTGGAGGAAGAAGCTAGAAAGTGCCAGTGGCTTATCCTGTGGCTTGATTGTGATAGAGAAGGAGAAAATATTGCATTTGAGGTGATTGAAGTCTGTACACAAGCGAATCGCAATCTTAATATCTGGAGGGCTCGTTTCTCTGCATTAATTGAAAG GGAAATTCAGAATTCATTGCAGAATCTTGTCAGACCCAATCAATTGTTTGCTGATGCAGTGGATCTAAGACAA GAGATAGACCTTCGGATTGGTGCCTCTTTTACTCGCTTTCAGACCATGTTTTTAAGAGATGCATTTATGATTAATCTTGCTACAGATGACAGGAATCTTGTTATAAGCTATGGACCCTGTCAG TTTCCAACATTGGGCTTTGTCGTGGAGCGCTACTGGGAAAATCAGTCACATGAGGCTGAAGAGTTCTGGACTATTAATTGTACGCACAACACAGATGAAGGCACTGCTAACTTTAAGTGGAT GCGGGGACATTTCTTTGATTATACATGTGCAGCAATAGTTTATGAAATGTGCATCCAAGAACCTACTGTCACT GTCACAGAGatcaaggaacaagaaaaacTTAAATATCCTCCTCTTCCTTTGAGTACCCTTGAGCTTGAAAAACGCGCATCTCGTTTCTTTCACATGAGTCCTGCACATACCATGAAG GTAGCAGAAGATCTGTACCAAGCTGGATTTATCAGTTATCCTCGTACTGAGACTGACCGCTTCTCAGAGAAGACTGACTTGCGA GCAATTGTTTTTGAACAACAAGGGCATCCGCTATGGGGCTCATATGCTCAGCTTTTGTTGAACCCTGAAGCAGGGCTTTGGAGAAATCCTAGTAGTGGCAGACGCGATGACAAAGCCCATCCTCCCATTCACCCTACCAGATTTTCACCTGGTGAATCTGGATGGAGTCGGGATCACCAT AGATTGTATGAACTGGTTGTTCGGCATTTTCTAGCCTGTGTTTCTCAGCCAGCGAAAGCGGCTGAAACTTCTGTTGAAATTGACATTGCTGGTGAAACGTTCTCTTCATCCGGAAGGGTGATACATGCG AAAAATTacttggatgtatatacatTTGAATCATGGGGTGGTTCAATGATCCCTACATACACTTTGGGGCAACAG TTCATGCCGACAACATTGACTCTTGATTCTGGTGTTACTAGGCCACCACCTCTTTTAAGTGAGGCAGATCTATTGACCTGTATGGACAAG GCATTGGGACAGATGCAACGATGCATGAGCACATACAGAAGTTGCTTGATCGACATTATGCAATAA